A window from Electrophorus electricus isolate fEleEle1 chromosome 7, fEleEle1.pri, whole genome shotgun sequence encodes these proteins:
- the zswim5 gene encoding zinc finger SWIM domain-containing protein 5, whose product MKAPLSPPTLPVARCSSLGPRASVYSVVMAEGRGELPPPPPLQLPLPPASKRPCLRPAPRGPGPGPGPGFPNSRFRCPESLLDCAAKAVAEKWAFERVEERFERIPEPVQRRIVYWSFPRNEREICMYSSFQCRAAGEEGPAGGSSAPGSSGTVPGGLSNPTGSAGTGSTGDGLPFRRGIRLLETGCVDNVLQVGFHLSGMVTEPATQSEPETGHRVAISFDRCKITSVTCGCGNRDIFYCAHVVALSLYRIRKPEQVKLRLPISETLFQMNRDQLQKLVQYLITAHHTEVLPTAQKLADEILSSNSEINQVHGAPDPTAGASIDDDNCWHLDEEQVREQVKQFLSQGGYYGSGKQLNSMFAKVREMLRMRDSNGARMLTLITEQFMADPRLSLWRQQGTGMTDKCRQLWDELGALWVCVVLNPHCKSEEKNAWLRQLKKWADMDVCPLEDGNYGSELPNITNALPQSNLAQDSLARPRRTVFTRAMEACDLHWQDSHLQRIISSDFYVSPAYQREGESLLFNPQGLPLWLDHVPTACARVDALRSHGYPREALRLAVAIINTLRLQQQRQLDIYKHQKKDLLQRGMTSTTNLEGWVGHPLDPIGCLFATLTETCRVEDDNAMDTGDSGEPKPPVYQHVPVWGCTDGGESYLALALEVALMGMGQQRLMPEGLYAQEKVCRNEEQIVAKLQELALDELLVQTLRKQALLLLEGGPFSGLGEVIHRESVPMHTFAKYLFTALLPHDADLSYKIGLRAMRLPVLESTAPSGDVGHPHHGISIVPGRYPRWFTLGHLESQQCELASTMLTAAKGDMLRLRTVLEAIQKNIHSSSLIFKLAQDAFKIATPADSPPDITLLNVALELGLQVMRMTLSTLNWRRREMVRWLVTCATEVGLRALVSILQSWYTLFTPTEATSIVAATVMSHNTILRLSLDYPQREELASCARTLALQCAMKDPQNCALSALTLCEKDHIAFETAYQIVIDAAATGMTYSQLFTIARYMEHRGYPLRAFKLATLAMAHLNLAYNQDTHPAINDVLWACALSHSLGKNELAAIIPLVVKSVHCATVLSDILRRCTMTAPGLAGIPGRRNSGKLMSTDKAPLRQLLDATISAYINTTHSRLTHISPRHYGEFIEFLSKARETFLLAQDGHIQFAQFIDNLKQIYKGKKKLMMLVRERFG is encoded by the exons ATGAAAGCTCCGCTCTCGCCCCCTACCCTCCCCGTCGCGCGGTGCTCGAGCCTCGGTCCTCGCGCTAGTGTTTATTCGGTTGTCATGGCGGAGGGACGTGGCGAACtaccgccgccgccgccgctcCAGCTGCCGTTACCCCCGGCCAGCAAGCGACCCTGCTTGCGTCCTGCTCCTCGAGGACCGGGGCCGGGGCCCGGGCCGGGATTCCCAAACTCGCGCTTCCGTTGCCCGGAGTCCCTGCTGGACTGCGCCGCCAAGGCCGTGGCGGAGAAATGGGCCTTCgagagggtggaggagcgcTTCGAACGGATTCCCGAACCGGTCCAACGTCGCATCGTGTACTGGTCTTTCCCGAGGAACGAGAGGGAGATATGCATGTATTCGTCGTTTCAGTGCCGCGCGGCGGGCGAGGAGGGTCCTGCCGGGGGCTCGAGCGCGCCCGGCAGCTCCGGGACTGTTCCCGGAGGGCTCTCCAACCCTACGGGGAGCGCAGGCACGGGGAGCACGGGAGACGGACTTCCTTTTCGTCGGGGAATTCGGCTTTTGGAAACGGGCTGTGTGGATAATGTCTTGCAAGTCG gtTTTCATCTCAGCGGCATGGTGACGGAGCCGGCCACGCAGTCCGAGCCGGAGACGGGGCACCGTGTAGCCATCAGCTTCGACCGCTGCAAGATCACGTCCGTGACATGCGGCTGTGGCAACCGCGACATCTTCTACTGTGCCCATGTGGTGGCGCTGTCGCTCTACCGCATCCGCAAGCCCGAGCAGGTGAAGCTGAGGCTGCCCATCTCCGAGACGCTCTTCCAGATGAACCGTGACCAGCTACAGAAGCTCGTGCAGTACCTGATTACGGCCCACCACACCGAGGTGCTGCCCACCGCGCAGAAGCTCGCCGATGAGATCCTCTCCTCCAACTCGGAGATCAACCAAGTGCATG GGGCCCCGGATCCCACGGCAGGGGCCAGCATCGACGACGACAACTGCTGGCACCTGGATGAGGAGCAGGTCCGTGAGCAGGTCAAGCAGTTCCTGTCGCAGGGAGGTTACTACGGCTCGGGCAAGCAGCTCAACTCCATGTTCGCCAAG GTGCGGGAGATGCTACGCATGCGGGACTCGAACGGGGCGCGCATGCTCACCCTCATCACCGAGCAGTTCATGGCCGACCCGCGCCTGTCGCTATGGCGACAGCAGGGCACGGGCATGACGGACAAGTGCCGGCAGCTGTGGGACGAGCTGG GCGCCCTGTGGGTCTGCGTCGTGCTGAACCCGCACTGCAAGAGTGAGGAGAAGAACGCCTGGCTCAGGCAGCTGAAGAAGTGGGCCGACATGGACGTCTGCCCCCTGGAGGACGGTAACTACGGCAGCGAGCTGCCCAATATCACCAACGCCCTGCCCCAGAGCAACCTGGCACAAG aCTCGCTGGCCAGACCCAGGAGGACGGTGTTCACCCGTGCTATGGAAGCCTGTGACCTCCACTGGCAGGACAGCCACCTGCAGAGAATCATCAGCAGTGACTTCTACGTGTCTCCCGCCTACCAGAGGGAGGGGGAAAGTCTACTTTTCAACCCCCAGGGCCTGCCTCTGTGGCTGG ATCACGTGCCTACTGCCTGCGCCAGGGTGGACGCCCTGCGTTCCCACGGTTACCCGAGGGAGGCCCTGCGACTGGCCGTAGCCATAATTAACACGCTACGGCTGCAGCAGCAGCGGCAGTTGGACATTTACAAACACCAGAAgaaag atttGCTGCAGAGGGGAATGACTAGCACGACTAATCTGGAGGGCTGGGTGGGCCACCCACTCGACCCTATTGGTTGCCTTTTCGCCACTCTCACCGAGACGTGTCGAGTGGAGGATGACAACGCCATGGATACCGGAG ATTCGGGCGAGCCCAAGCCCCCGGTGTACCAGCACGTACCGGTGTGGGGCTGCACAGATGGTGGCGAGTCCTACCTGGCGCTGGCCCTGGAGGTGGCCCTCATGGGCATGGGCCAGCAGCGGCTGATGCCTGAGGGCCTGTACGCCCAGGAGAAGGTGTGCCGGAACGAGGAGCAGATTGTTGCCAAGCTGCAGGAGCTGGCCCTGGACGAGCTGCTGGTGCAGACGCTGCGCAAGCAggcgctgctgctgctggaag gtggaccCTTCAGTGGCCTCGGTGAGGTCATCCACAGGGAGAGTGTCCCCATGCACACGTTCGCCAAGTACCTGTTCACGGCGCTCCTCCCTCACGATGCCGACCTCTCCTACAAGATCGGCCTGCGCGCCATGAG GCTGCCCGTGCTGGAGTCCACGGCCCCGTCGGGCGACGTGGGTCACCCCCACCATGGCATCTCCATCGTGCCAGGCCGGTACCCGCGCTGGTTCACCCTTGGGCACCTGGAGTCCCAGCAGTGCGAGCTGGCGTCCACCATGCTCACTGCGGCCAAGG GAGACATGCTGCGTCTGCGCACAGTCCTGGAGGCCATCCAGAAGAACATCCACTCGTCCTCGCTCATCTTCAAGCTGGCCCAAGACGCCTTCAAGATCGCCACGCCCGCCGACAGCCCTCCGGACATCACGCTGCTCAACGTCGCCCTGGAGCTGGGGCTTCAG GTGATGAGGATGACTTTGTCCACTCTAAATTGGAGACGCAGAGAGATGGTGCGCTGGCTGGTCACCTGCGCTACTGAAGTTG GCCTGCGCGCCCTGGTGAGCATCCTGCAGAGCTGGTACACGCTGTTCACGCCCACGGAGGCCACGAGCATCGTGGCGGCCACCGTCATGTCTCACAACACCATCCTTCGGCTGAGCCTGGACTACCCGCAGCGGGAGGAGCTGGCCAGCTGCGCGCGGACGCTGGCGCTGCAGTGCGCCATGAAGGACCCGCAGAACTGCGCCCTGTCAGCCCTGACGCTCTGCGAGAAGGACCACATCGCCTTCGAGACGGCCTACCAGATCGTGATCGACGCCGCTGCCACAGGCATGACCTACTCGCAGCTGTTCACCATCGCACGCTACATGGAGCACCGCGGCTACCCACTGCGGGCCTTCAAGCTGGCCACGCTGGCCATGGCCCACCTGAATCTGGCCTACAACCAGGACACGCACCCGGCCATCAACGACGTGCTTTGGGCGTGCGCGCTCAGCCACTCGCTGGGCAAGAATGAGCTGGCCGCCATCATCCCCCTGGTGGTGAAGAGCGTGCACTGCGCCACCGTGCTGTCGGACATCCTGCGCCGCTGCACCATGACGGCGCCGGGCCTGGCTGGGATCCCCGGGCGCCGCAACTCGGGCAAGCTGATGAGCACGGACAAGGCGCCCCTGCGCCAGCTCCTGGACGCCACCATCAGCGCCTACATCAACACCACGCACTCgcgcctcacacacatcagcccGCGCCACTACGGCGAGTTCATCGAGTTCCTGAGCAAGGCGCGCGAGACCTTCCTCCTCGCCCAGGACGGCCACATCCAGTTCGCCCAGTTCATAGACAACCTCAAACAGATCTACAAGGGCAAGAAAAAGTTGATGATGCTAGTGCGGGAACGCTTCGGCTGA